In a single window of the Palaemon carinicauda isolate YSFRI2023 chromosome 10, ASM3689809v2, whole genome shotgun sequence genome:
- the LOC137647901 gene encoding uncharacterized protein — translation MIYADDIVLLAETKEELLRMLRMVEDQCNRHELVVNREKTKRMKIGCQGEAIEIQLSDGEMEQTIESIVISIVIYGAECWVLKKREEKKLLAFEMKRMKRIYGVTWEDRIMNEKVREMADVQETILIRVKDIQRRRFGHVQRMEQDRWPKIVRHGRVAGNRPRGLPRDS, via the exons atgatatatgcagatgacatagtactTTTAGCAGAAACAAAGGAGGAACTTCTGAgaatgttgagaatggtggaggatcAGTGCAATAGGCATGAATTAGtggtaaatagagagaaaaccaaaagaatGAAAATTGGATGCCAGGGAGAGGCcatagaaatacagctatcagacgGAGAAATGGAACAA ACTATTGAGAGCATTGTAATCTCcattgtgatatacggtgctgaatgctgggtactgaagaagagagaagagaaaaagttattagcctttgaaatgaaacgTATGAAAAGAATCTATGGTGTAACatgggaggacagaattatgaACGAaaaagtgagagaaatggctgatgTTCAGgaaacaattctgattagagtaaaagatattcagaggagacggtttgggcatgtacagaggatggaacaggacagatggccaaagatagtgcggCATGGCCGAGTGGcgggaaatagaccgagaggactaCCAAGAGATTCATGA